A single Apostichopus japonicus isolate 1M-3 chromosome 11, ASM3797524v1, whole genome shotgun sequence DNA region contains:
- the LOC139975980 gene encoding uncharacterized protein isoform X1 — MFYRRTNNLLLLMCILVYGVSGDIVRVESEKLDKRDIWDRVIGNISSILRRSLESSDILYSNTTRQLIQEENNTGRLTGLARMITELSNDSYHCRIYNCSGVHQRNIETNVRGALNKFMKDLSRYQTLAKNQQLTNRSIDTFNNNEEIFNLINDVDTPKVEFDETTMRKFKEVFLQNLDILLRSHVQNLKKTFSDQLMQQDKSIESYASATYPLESGVSNKFSGNSTKRQQVTLSIVERNKLEKNLQSIKAYLEVHDRDVKANVINNLLHFFSNLSHMRSSEDNRGQKWTTNSIYRDMGKYFEETPSEAEELRNSTVLADLFARVADVIESIKKPNVLTENQVNTGSELSSIIRSIASVADNKQLLSSFTDVMDLIEYANDNETIYKFYPTIKKNQQRSSNNPTSSNNGISSNDVTSNNNVTSSNDVKARHGVETSNEVTAINDITWIYNVASSNDVTPNTDVISNHDVISRNDVTASDAETFTSTPPGARDRLKDMSEEDIKMADLINILEYVISMIDTTDLKQVKNLVHFAFDLTQFMSDMNVHPMNMNMLLELDELYHLLQTERNVWENVTLTATTQNLIRTYPYLDIVSNLSLMISNEDTNADSNYLKQLNENQNTKEFADLPVPSYNRSSSEVSESFTPIATTETSGKLNYAAASTSKGYSVSSRMVHEIHPSIMNQTNGSRQLFPNMTTPMNSIKVLGIWRALENLQSAFPNATRYDIKEFDGLLAELGKLLANVSKVKYLHNNSNMISFEDLYDALLYMESQIEPVGTNATSMTSPTYTSSSPFIEGTSSLSKISFEKVKDLKPATQIPSTEMLSSLNELNHVTKTESSTFAAITISEKPAPQSYTSQAFLIGYDVDASPDGPRSSSGEILPNITESRNVMNLADVLRVLESAQSNFTKEMRDNVTEPERNLSELGTILETTTEATQSSIQSDVISIENLLAETSSKMKSKTINSTRNLASMASLVHVSELSVERGTPTTKVPLTDIAGSEGKLSSSEFEFILPWLEAKFQKVENSSIVDIIQNYGKRIDLKIAAMPRERFNDFLMKLLMLENVLEESFTTEHDREALLRSPVSQGEHEDYVTVISPGEQTTTETRLDIQTLTSSPDYSSIKHHVVTKQAEKKNEESTALQEFKELLESNGTLLTAVTHRHYPTTQENLKLPHLSNEGDEGTEKVAYQTESRKQEFSDLLTNISRYFQHTGETFTSLPTSSNPYNSQSEPNQSMTSTETGTTYFLSSSGQHLPGDRELFTQGNVVLLEKSKTENVPSSVATSQPKLMTQQKSHDMHPTTPTSIISDFLTFVTAEEAKETIRVLEIYRDIWDEVRGKGLNEEPIKNSSIIEIIQNYEKGYAEINKVDHSSIDSLNDMVMKLLLLSNEVVTSTTKQSKVVLSKSAHTEGNEEYITVPTTYLGEQETIEPRLETQKFTPSLLHSSTEATTEKYEPKIAEPTTPGYLFGLLAANGSFFPTTALNDSLKQLSVSKSSQVEPIEPRTNEFSKELTPLSLPFDIGYATTLSPNATMAWTPGTNVNHIIDEIEMIFNDLNTMHPSYEEFESSEEFKKLASDLLAEVRNRVNVLHRFPGRQHINMTLSLEKDMEEILQVLQSYESVTNGERKSTTPVEFHFLQTTLPPLKVNTQSPTQPRLHSLSNLGRYEGREEESREKLMKEFSDLLDNVPRYFQHTGEPFTSLPTSSNPYNSQSEPNQPMTFTETGTTYFLSSSGQHLPGDRELFTQENGVLLAKSNPENVPSSVATSQQKLMTQQKSHDRQPTTPTSIISDFLTSVTAENAEETVPGLEIIRDDLNEVPLTSLDENTIEISSTLGERTTGGDGEIFETLAELYTTETNETNVTPSMKQMEISSKGEKYFSNEMTTSRNNPRHSEIMNEGTIASATEVTLWTPEIHGSSTGNTRTVIGSANRNINLTTQSSTGNPRTPCKHPEHEGGIFDVIGAAKINGGEDVEGEEPQINEVFVLNVAQIDEKLPTDFLNFVREAMNDEFNQPTTEEHNGTPQLTTYGVSTAVQNSTTDTTTTSMLMLSSEPYSKNVLIDEEEAGLPFRGVIANLNNKTESMHESQIEGQIYDEKDADLLNLIWKLGNITLNFEKNEEMYDKFAQIISKKISLDDEANLLKLFFSELKDTQTKPISSTDNITRSITENNTVATVIQNISTSGTNGINNQGFKEIKSLEASRNLSSQKLIPLQRFLGLLKMNNISSEYMSTISKESQVIAQLLQKSSESGSGQRQYKTFIQSIEKLIPKGISANAEIHILDDLFIHDKWEMQAIGNESAKADEDAATKEGKKINFKDQSSSAKSKIQLDEEFHEMVLHYINNATTSSAVTGSPWIHNVTVPTAIHPHPDNVKGIIEFNAQRMKNLQISLHPFTIKDSLNISSHLLVGFENFLTNHDFYNLRIAKDVLENEEQIKSMLVNISKAIDGLTHVVQELVKEYPEKKTSSIGVDEDEVLRKQGVTVAIGEMPVGQYEDWMSSKQNPKKDNASFQTNGIKGIETGINASSLPVIISPQTFLQLVNGYRLPPLTTETTLQGHVSSPPSENRGLEEVVKKFNDEWRQIRVDLETIGNLSRNHWKETQTGDVAVSGNSARVNRININGISLEAKDNSLAERFDGWMKSYSTSINETASQDNSSISWPPANVFVEADNLSTHGMNQTLFDQLLGATDDFTSTDTNHLQIHNPEDSNTNSFNVQKWADIFKTNGKPTTTIDSFGSSGTSWARWSNWSSWGQCSVTCGRGEKVRRRRCEMVIEGFPIPADSCIGSSEEVAACDVKACLDADKSRKLATPSWTDWSKINEGSTTTIDSFGSSGSSWATWSDWSSWGQCSVTCGRGEKVRRRRCEMVIEGFPIPADSCIGSSEEVAACEVKACHDADKSRKLATPSWTEWSTIHAKPTTTIHLFGSSVDLSVRWSDWSSWGQCSVTCGRGEKVRRRRCEMVIEGLPIPADSCIGSSEEVAACEVKACHDADKSRKLATPSWTEWSTIHAKPTTTIHLFGPSVDLSVRWSDWSSWGQCSVTCGRGEKVRRRRCEMVIEGLPIPADSCIGSSEEVAACKEKACHGDDESSQLISPSWADWSNIQEKTSTSASSFGLSSTSWVRWSDWSSWGQCSVTCGRGKKVRKRRCEMVIEGFPIPADSCIGSSEEVAACDVKACLDADKSRKLTTPSWTDWSKINEGSTTTIDSFGSSGSSWATWSDWSSWGQCSVTCGRGEKVRRRRCEMVIEGFPIPADSCIGSSEEVAACEVKACHDADKSRKLATPSWTEWSTIHAKPTTTIHLYGSSVNLSVRWSDWSSWGQCSVTCGRGEKVRRRRCEMVIEGLPIPADSCIGSSEEVAACEVKACHDADKSRKLATPSWTKWSTIHAKPSTTIHSFGSSVDLSVRWSDWSSWGQCSVTCGRGEKVRRRRCEMVIEGLPIPADSCIGSSEEVAACKEKACHGDDESSQLISPSWADWSNTQEKTSTSANSFGLSSTSWVRWSDWSSWGQCSVTCGRGKKVRKRRCEMVIEGFPIPADSCIGSSEEVAACEVKACLGDDESSQLISPSWADWSNTQEKTSTTANSFGLSKTSRVRWSDWSTWGECSVTCGSGRKVRGRRCEMVIEGFLIPADSCFGPPEEVAACEMKACLDITKSSQLIPPTWAEWSTWGQCSVSCGSGVRSRRRLCRQGDQTNTCLGEAAQAEQCIGDLGVSCPKTPGPSIKVANPAIYAMGQKQSQSEPVKPAHQPSQVHLTAGTISSIVAGSILALLLIMACGVAHGSKLLGKAKRRASRNDLV; from the exons ATGTTTTACCGCCGAACAAATAATCTCCTTCTATTGATGTGCATTCTTGTCTATG GTGTTTCAGGCGACATCGTCCGAGTTGAAAGTGAGAAATTAGACAAGAGAGATATTTGGGATCGGGTAATTGGAAATATCTCGAGTATTCTACGGAGATCATTAGAGAGTTCGGATATCCTCTATTCTAACACAACGAGACAGTTAATCCAGGAAGAAAACAACACCGGAAGGTTAACTGGACTGGCACGGATGATTACTGAGCTATCCAACGATTCGTACCATTGTCGTATATATAACTGCTCCGGGGTGCATCAACGTAACATCGAAACAAACGTAAGGGGAGCTTTAAATAAGTTCATGAAGGATCTTTCACGATATCAAACGTTGGCAAAAAACCAACAATTGAcaaatcgatcaatcgatacaTTCAATAATAATGAAGAAATTTTTAATCTTATCAATGACGTAGACACACCAAAGGTTGAATTTGATGAAACTACGATGAGGAAATTCAAGGAGGTGTTCTTACAAAATTTAGACATTTTACTGCGGTCGCATGTACAGAATCTCAAGAAAACTTTCAGCGACCAATTGATGCAGCAAGACAAATCCATTGAAAGTTATGCATCTGCAACATATCCTTTGGAATCAGGAGTTTCGAATAAATTTAGCGGAAATTCTACGAAGAGACAACAAGTAACTTTAAGCATTGTCGAAAGGAATAAGCTTGAAAAAAACTTACAAAGTATAAAAGCCTATTTAGAGGTACACGACAGAGATGTGAAAGCAAACGTCATCAACaatttgctacattttttcTCAAACTTATCACATATGAGGTCTTCTGAAGACAATAGAGGCCAAAAATGGACTACCAATTCGATCTATCGTGATATGGGAAAATATTTTGAGGAAACGCCTTCGGAAGCGGAAGAGTTGAGGAATTCGACAGTATTGGCGGATTTATTTGCACGAGTTGCTGACGTCATTGAAAGTATAAAGAAACCAAACGTCCTAACAGAAAATCAGGTGAACACAGGAAGTGAATTGTCTTCAATCATACGATCTATTGCTTCAGTCGCTGATAATAAACAATTGCTTTCGTCTTTTACAGACGTGATGGACCTTATAGAATATGCCAATGATAACGAAACTATCTACAAATTTTATCCAACgattaaaaaaaatcagcaaAGATCAAGTAATAACCCAACATCTAGCAATAACGGCATATCTAGTAATGACGTCACATCCAATAATAACGTCACTTCAAGTAATGATGTCAAAGCAAGGCATGGCGTCGAAACCAGTAATGAGGTCACGGCAATAAATGATATCACATGGATTTATAACGTCGCATCCAGTAATGATGTCACACCCAATACTGACGTTATATCCAATCATGACGTAATATCACGAAATGACGTCACAGCAAGTGATGCCGAGACTTTTACCTCAACTCCTCCAGGAGCCAGAGATCGTCTCAAGGACATGTCAGAAGAGGATATAAAGATGGCTGACTTAATTAATATATTAGAATATGTAATCTCTATGATCGATACAACAGATCTTAAACAGGTAAAAAATCTAGTTCATTTTGCATTTGATTTAACACAATTTATGTCGGATATGAATGTTCATCCAATGAATATGAACATGTTACTTGAATTGGATGAATTATACCACTTGCTGCAAACAGAAAGAAATGTGTGGGAAAACGTAACACTTACGGCCACGACGCAAAACTTGATAAGAACATATCCATATTTAGACATTGTCTCTAACTTATCACTTATGATATCAAATGAGGATACAAATGCTGATTCAAACTATCTGAAACAACTGAATGAAAATCAAAACACAAAAGAATTCGCTGATTTGCCTGTTCCAAGCTACAATAGATCTTCTTCCGAAGTAAGCGAGAGTTTTACACCAATCGCTACAACCGAGACATCTGGTAAACTAAACTACGCCGCAGCATCAACTAGCAAAGGATATTCTGTTTCCTCACGAATGGTACATGAAATTCATCCATCCATTATGAACCAAACAAATGGAAGCAGACAACTCTTTCCGAATATGACAACGCCTATGAACTCAATTAAAGTACTTGGCATATGGCGAGCACTTGAAAACCTTCAGTCGGCTTTTCCAAATGCAACTCGCTACGACATAAAAGAGTTTGATGGGCTTCTGGCAGAATTAGGCAAATTGTTAGCAAATGTTAGCAAGGTGAAATATCTTCATAACAATAGCAACATGATCAGTTTTGAAGACCTCTATGATGCATTATTATATATGGAGTCACAAATTGAACCAGTCGGTACCAACGCAACATCTATGACGTCACCTACCTACACATCGTCTTCGCCATTTATAGAGGGTACTTCAAGTCTGTCGAAAATTTCTTTCGAGAAAGTTAAAGATTTAAAACCAGCTACGCAAATACCTTCGACGGAGATGTTGTCGTCACTGAATGAATTGAACCACGTGACTAAAACAGAATCGTCTACATTTGCAGCCATTACTATATCGGAAAAACCCGCTCCACAAAGTTATACGTCTCAAGCTTTTTTAATAGGATATGATGTTGATGCCTCGCCCGATGGCCCACGAAGCAGCAGTGGAGAAATCTTACCAAATATAACGGAATCCAGGAACGTAATGAACTTAGCTGATGTATTGCGAGTACTTGAATCAGCCCAGTCAAACTTTACTAAAGAGATGCGCGACAATGTCACTGAACCTGAAAGAAATTTGTCAGAGTTAGGTACAATTTTAGAAACGACTACCGAGGCGACGCAGTCTTCCATTCAGAGTGACGTCATCAGTATCGAGAATCTTCTTGCAGAAACATCATCAAAAATGAAATCGAAAACGATAAATTCAACACGAAACCTAGCATCAATGGCTTCTTTGGTCCATGTATCTGAATTGTCTGTAGAGAGAGGCACACCTACCACGAAAGTACCATTAACCGACATCGCCGGTTCGGAGGGAAAACTTTCCTCaagtgaatttgaatttatactACCTTGGTTAGAAGCGAAATTTCAAAAGGTAGAAAACAGTTCGATTGTCGATATCATTCAAAACTATGGTAAACGTATTGACCTCAAAATCGCGGCTATGCCAAGAGAGAGATTCAATGACTTTCTTATGAAATTACTCATGTTAGAAAATGTACTAGAAGAAAGTTTTACAACAGAACACGATAGAGAAGCCCTGCTAAGATCTCCTGTCTCTCAGGGAGAGCATGAGGATTATGTGACGGTCATATCTCCCGGCGAACAAACAACGACTGAGACAAGACTAGATATCCAAACGTTAACTTCATCTCCAGACTATTCATCAATAAAACATCATGTTGTAACAAAACAAGCTgaaaaaaagaatgaagaatCAACAGCACTACAAGAATTTAAAGAACTACTGGAAAGTAATGGAACTTTGTTGACAGCGGTAACGCATCGCCATTATCCCACTACtcaagaaaatttaaaacttcctCACCTCTCGAACGAAGGTGATGAAGGGACCGAAAAAGTTGCATACCAAACCGAATCAAGAAAGCAAGAATTCTCAGACCTGTTAACCAATATATCGAGGTATTTTCAACACACAGGTGAAACCTTTACATCTTTACCGACTTCGAGTAACCCTTACAACAGCCAATCGGAACCTAACCAATCAATGACCTCTACAGAAACTGGTACCACCTACTTTTTATCATCGTCTGGTCAGCATTTGCCCGGAGATCGAGAATTGTTTACGCAGGGGAATGTTGTCCTCCTTGAAAAATCAAAAACGGAAAACGTACCTTCTTCAGTTGCAACTTCTCAACCAAAATTAATGACACAACAGAAGAGCCACGACATGCACCCAACGACCCCTACGTCTATCATTTCAGATTTTCTGACCTTTGTAACAGCAGAAGAAGCCAAAGAGACCATTCGAGTGCTTGAAATCTACCGGGATATCTGGGATGAGGTTCGAGGCAAGGGACTGAATGAAGAGCCAATTAAAAATAGTTCAATTATCGAAATCATTCAAAATTACGAGAAAGGTTATGCCGAGATCAATAAAGTCGATCATTCGTCAATCGATAGTCTCAATGATATGGTTATGAAGTTACTCTTGCTAAGTAATGAAGTAGTAACTTCTACAACGAAACAGAGTAAAGTCGTTCTATCAAAGTCAGCTCACACTGAAGGCAATGAGGAATATATAACAGTTCCCACAACATATCTCGGCGAACAAGAAACAATTGAACCAAGACTGGAAACTCAAAAGTTCACCCCATCGCTACTTCATTCCTCAACAGAAGCCACTACGGAGAAATATGAGCCAAAGATTGCTGAACCAACAACACCTGGATACCTTTTCGGATTACTGGCAGCTAACGGTAGCTTTTTTCCTACTACAGCATTAAATGATTCCTTAAAACAGTTGTCGGTGTCAAAATCATCTCAAGTGGAACCAATTGAGCCAAGAACAAATGAATTTTCGAAGGAGCTGACACCATTATCTTTGCCATTTGATATTGGTTATGCAACTACGTTGTCGCCAAATGCTACAATGGCATGGACCCCAGGTACAAATGTCAACCACATAATCGATGAAATAGAAATGATTTTTAACGATTTAAACACTATGCATCCCTCATATGAAGAATTTGAGTCGAGTGAAGAGTTCAAGAAACTTGCATCAGACTTGCTAGCAGAGGTGAGGAACAGAGTAAATGTCTTACATAGGTTTCCTGGACGGCAACACATCAACATGACATTGTCACTCGAAAAGGATATGGAGGAAATCCTTCAAGTATTACAAAGTTATGAATCCGTTACAAACGGGGAAAGAAAAAGTACTACACCAGTAGAGTTCCATTTTCTGCAAACAACGTTGCCCCCACTAAAGGTTAACACACAGTCACCGACGCAACCGaggttacatagcttatcaaaccTTGGTCGGTATGAAGGAAGGGAAGAAGAAAGTAGGGAGAAATTGATGAAAGAATTCTCAGACCTGTTAGACAATGTGCCAAGGTATTTTCAGCACACGGGAGAACCCTTTACATCTTTACCGACTTCGAGTAACCCTTACAACAGCCAATCGGAACCTAATCAACCAATGACCTTTACAGAAACTGGTACCACCTACTTTTTATCATCGTCTGGTCAGCATTTGCCCGGAGATCGAGAATTGTTTACGCAGGAGAATGGTGTGCTCCTTGCAAAATCAAACCCGGAAAACGTACCTTCTTCAGTAGCAACTTCTCAACAAAAATTAATGACACAACAGAAGAGCCACGATAGGCAACCAACGACCCCTACGTCTATCATTTCAGATTTTCTCACTTCTGTAACAGCAGAAAACGCCGAAGAGACCGTTCCAGGGCTCGAAATCATCAGGGATGACTTGAATGAAGTTCCACTTACTAGTCTGGATGAAAATACAATTGAAATTTCAAGTACTTTAGGGGAAAGGACAACGGGCGGGGATGGTGAGATTTTTGAGACTTTAGCTGAATTATACACAACTGAAACGAACGAAACGAATGTCACCCCGTCGATGAAGCAAATGGAAATTTCTTCTAaaggagaaaaatatttttcgaaCGAAATGACGACATCTCGTAATAACCCTCGACATAGCGAGATCATGAACGAAGGAACGATAGCTTCAGCCACAGAGGTTACTTTGTGGACACCTGAAATACATGGTTCTTCAACGGGCAATACTCGTACCGTCATTGGCAGTGCAAATAGGAATATTAATTTAACAACACAATCATCAACTGGAAACCCAAGAACACCTTGTAAGCATCCTGAACATGAAGGTGGAATATTTGATGTCATAGGAGCAGCTAAGATCAACGGTGGAGAAGATGTAGAAGGGGAAGAGCCACAGATCAATGAAGTATTTGTTCTAAATGTAGCACAAATAGATGAAAAACTTCCTAcggatttcttaaattttgtaaGGGAAGCGATGAATGACGAATTTAACCAACCAACGACTGAGGAACATAACGGTACACCACAACTAACAACGTATGGAGTTAGTACTGCTGTACAAAATAGCACAACGGATACGACAACTACATCAATGCTGATGTTATCTTCGGAACCCTACAGTAAAAATGTCCTCATTGACGAAGAAGAAGCGGGGTTGCCATTCAGAGGGGTCATTGCAAATCTTAATAACAAAACTGAATCGATGCACGAAAGCCAAATTGAAGGCCAGATTTATGACGAGAAGGACGCTGATCTTTTGAATTTGATTTGGAAACTTGGCAACATTACattaaactttgaaaagaaCGAAGAGATGTATGACAAATTTGCTCAAAtaatatcaaagaaaatatcgttGGATGATGAAGCCAATCTTCTAAAATTATTTTTCTCCGAATTGAAAGATACGCAAACGAAACCAATTTCATCAACTGATAATATCACCAGAAGTATTACTGAGAATAACACGGTAGCAACGGTAATACAAAATATCTCCACATCAGGTACCAACGGCATTAATAATCAGGGTTTCAAAGAAATCAAATCTCTTGAAGCGTCAAGAAATTTAAGCTCGCAGAAATTGATTCCACTGCAACGATTCCTGGGTCTCCTAAAAATGAATAACATCTCCTCGGAATATATGAGCACAATTAGCAAAGAAAGTCAAGTCATTGCACAATTATTGCAAAAAAGTAGCGAAAGTGGTTCAGGTCAACGTCAGTATAAAACTTTTATTCAAAGTATCGAGAAACTCATTCCTAAAGGTATTTCTGCAAATGCAGAAATACATATTTTAGATGACTTATTTATACACGACAAATGGGAAATGCAGGCGATTGGGAATGAAAGCGCAAAAGCAGATGAAGACGCTGCAactaaagaaggaaaaaagataAACTTCAAGGATCAGTCTTCATCGGCAAAATCAAAGATACAATTGGACGAGGAATTTCATGAGATGGTTTTACATTATATTAATAACGCTACAACCTCTTCAGCAGTTACAGGATCACCATGGATACATAACGTGACCGTGCCGACTGCTATACACCCGCACCCAGACAACGTAAAAGGAATTATTGAATTCAACGCACAAAGAATGAAGAACTTGCAAATATCGTTGCATCCATTCACAATCAAAGACAGCTTGAACATTTCCTCTCATCTACTCGTtggatttgaaaactttttgacAAACCATGATTTTTATAACTTACGTATTGCGAAAGACGTTTTGGAAAATGAAGAACAAATTAAATCAATGCTTGTGAATATATCAAAAGCCATCGACGGGTTAACCCACGTTGTGCAGGAGCTTGTTAAAGAATACCCTGAAAAGAAGACATCATCAATTGGTGTGGATGAGGATGAAGTTCTGAGAAAACAGGGGGTCACGGTTGCCATTGGTGAAATGCCTGTGGGACAATATGAGGACTGGATGTCGAGTAAACAAAACCCAAAAAAGGATAATG CTTCCTTCCAAACCAACGGAATCAAGGGAATCGAAACAGGGATCAACGCTTCATCACTTCCCGTTATCATTTCACCACAAACTTTCCTGCAGCTAGTAAACGGGTACCGGTTACCACCACTTACTACAGAAACAACTTTGCAAGGACATGTGTCATCACCTCCTTCTGAAAACAGAGGTCTTGAAGAGGTTGTGAAGAAATTTAATGATGAATGGAGACAAATACGAGTTGACTTAGAAACTATAGGCAATTTATCACGTAATCATTGGAAGGAGACACAAACAGGTGATGTAGCTGTGTCTGGCAACAGCGCACGTGTAAATCGAATTAACATAAACGGGATCTCATTGGAAGCTAAAGACAATTCATTGGCAGAAAGatttgatggatggatgaaGTCGTATTCGACATCGATCAACGAAACAGCTTCGCAGGATAATTCGAGCATCTCTTGGCCCCCAGCCAATGTGTTTGTCGAAGCAGATAATCTGTCGACGCACGGAATGAATCAGACACTATTTGACCAATTGCTTGGAGCCACAGATGACTTCACTTCCACTGACACTAATCATCTACAAATTCACAATCCAGAAGACAGCAACACCAACTCTTTTAATGTACAGAAATGGGCAGATATTTTCAAAACCAACGGAAAACCTACCACGACAATCGATTCGTTCGGTTCATCAGGTACTTCCTGGGCCAGATGGTCTAACTGGTCATCCTGGGGTCAATGCTCTGTCACTTGTGGAAGAGGAGAGAAGGTTCGGAGAAGACGATGTGAAATGGTCATTGAAGGTTTCCCTATACCAGCGGATTCTTGCATCGGTTCATCAGAAGAAGTTGCGGCATGTGACGTGAAAGCATGTCTCG ATGCCGACAAATCGCGTAAGCTTGCCACTCCAAGTTGGACTGATTGGTCCAAGATTAACGAAGGATCTACCACGACAATCGATTCGTTCGGTTCATCAGGCTCTTCCTGGGCCACATGGTCTGACTGGTCATCTTGGGGTCAATGCTCTGTCACATGTGGACGAGGAGAGAAGGTTAGGAGAAGACGATGTGAAATGGTCATTGAAGGTTTCCCTATACCAGCGGATTCTTGCATCGGTTCTTCAGAAGAAGTTGCGGCATGTGAAGTGAAAGCATGTCACG ATGCCGACAAATCGCGTAAGCTTGCCACTCCAAGTTGGACTGAATGGTCCACGATACACGCAAAACCTACAACGACAATCCATTTATTTGGTTCGTCTGTTGATCTCTCGGTCAGATGGTCTGACTGGTCATCTTGGGGTCAATGCTCTGTCACTTGTGGAAGAGGAGAGAAGGTTCGGAGAAGGCGATGTGAAATGGTCATTGAAGGTTTGCCTATACCAGCGGATTCTTGCATCGGTTCTTCAGAAGAAGTTGCGGCATGTGAAGTGAAAGCATGTCACG ATGCCGACAAATCGCGTAAGCTTGCCACTCCAAGTTGGACTGAATGGTCCACGATACACGCAAAACCTACAACGACAATCCATTTATTTGGTCCGTCTGTTGATCTCTCGGTCAGATGGTCTGACTGGTCATCTTGGGGTCAATGCTCTGTCACTTGTGGAAGAGGAGAGAAGGTTCGGAGAAGGCGATGTGAAATGGTCATTGAAGGTTTGCCTATACCAGCGGATTCTTGCATCGGTTCTTCAGAAGAAGTTGCGGCATGTAAAGAAAAAGCATGTCACG GTGACGACGAGTCTAGTCAGCTCATCTCTCCAAGTTGGGCTGATTGGTCCAATATCCAAGAAAAGACATCCACATCGGCCAGTTCATTCGGTTTATCAAGTACTTCCTGGGTCAGATGGTCTGACTGGTCATCTTGGGGTCAATGCTCTGTCACTTGTGGAAGAGGTAAAAAGGTTCGGAAAAGGCGATGTGAAATGGTCATTGAAGGATTCCCTATACCAGCGGATTCTTGCATCGGTTCATCAGAAGAAGTTGCGGCATGTGACGTGAAAGCATGTCTCG ATGCCGACAAATCGCGTAAGCTTACCACTCCAAGTTGGACTGATTGGTCCAAGATTAACGAAGGATCTACCACGACAATCGATTCGTTCGGTTCATCAGGCTCTTCCTGGGCCACATGGTCTGACTGGTCATCTTGGGGTCAATGCTCTGTCACATGTGGACGAGGAGAGAAGGTTAGGAGAAGACGATGTGAAATGGTCATTGAAGGTTTCCCTATACCAGCGGATTCTTGCATCGGTTCTTCAGAAGAAGTTGCGGCATGTGAAGTGAAAGCATGTCACG ATGCCGACAAATCGCGTAAGCTTGCCACTCCAAGTTGGACTGAATGGTCCACGATACACGCAAAACCTACAACGACAATCCATTTATATGGTTCGTCTGTTAATCTCTCGGTCAGATGGTCTGACTGGTCATCTTGGGGTCAATGCTCTGTCACTTGTGGAAGAGGAGAGAAGGTTCGGAGAAGGCGATGTGAAATGGTCATTGAAGGTTTGCCTATACCAGCGGATTCTTGCATCGGTTCTTCAGAAGAAGTTGCGGCATGTGAAGTGAAAGCATGTCACG ATGCCGACAAATCGCGTAAGCTTGCCACTCCAAGTTGGACTAAGTGGTCCACGATACACGCAAAACCTTCAACGACAATCCATTCATTTGGTTCGTCTGTTGATCTCTCGGTCAGATGGTCTGACTGGTCATCTTGGGGTCAATGCTCTGTCACTTGTGGAAGAGGAGAGAAGGTTCGGAGAAGGCGATGTGAAATGGTCATTGAAGGTTTGCCTATACCAGCGGATTCTTGCATCGGTTCTTCAGAAGAAGTTGCGGCATGTAAAGAAAAAGCATGTCACG GTGACGACGAGTCTAGTCAGCTCATCTCTCCAAGTTGGGCTGATTGGTCCAATACCCAAGAAAAGACATCCACATCGGCCAATTCATTCGGTTTATCAAGTACTTCCTGGGTCAGATGGTCTGACTGGTCATCTTGGGGTCAATGCTCTGTCACTTGTGGAAGAGGTAAAAAGGTTCGGAAAAGGCGATGTGAAATGGTCATTGAAGGATTCCCTATACCAGCGGATTCTTGCATCGGTTCTTCCGAAGAAGTTGCGGCATGTGAAGTGAAAGCCTGTCTCG GTGACGACGAGTCTAGTCAGCTCATCTCTCCAAGTTGGGCTGATTGGTCCAATACCCAAGAAAAGACATCCACGACGGCCAATTCATTCGGTTTATCAAAAACTTCCCGGGTCAGATGGTCTGACTGGTCAACCTGGGGTGAATGCTCTGTCACTTGTGGAAGTGGGAGAAAGGTTCGGGGAAGGCGATGTGAAATGGTCATTGAAGGTTTCCTTATACCAGCGGATTCTTGCTTTGGTCCTCCAGAAGAAGTTGCAGCATGTGAGATGAAAGCATGTCTCG ATATTACCAAGTCGAGTCAACTCATCCCTCCAACTTGGGCTGAGTGGTCTACATGGGGTCAATGTTCTGTTTCCTGCGGATCTGGTGTGCGTTCTCGGCGTCGACTGTGCAGACAAGGTGATCAAACAAATACATGTCTCGGAGAAGCAGCGCAAGCCGAGCAATGCATTGGTGATCTTGGGGTATCATGCCCGAAAACTCCGGGACCGTCTATTAAAGTAGCCAATC CAGCCATTTACGCAATGGGACAGAAGCAGTCGCAAAGTGAACCGGTAAAGCCGGCGCATCAACCAAGTCAGGTCCATCTGACTGCCGGCACGATTTCGTCGATAGTGGCTGGTTCCATTCTAGCCCTTCTTTTGATCATGGCCTGTGGGGTGGCTCACGGCAGTAAATTACTCGGCAAAGCAAAGAGACGAGCTTCTAGAAATGACTTGGTATGA